From a single Lolium rigidum isolate FL_2022 chromosome 7, APGP_CSIRO_Lrig_0.1, whole genome shotgun sequence genomic region:
- the LOC124674407 gene encoding phosphatidylinositol glycan anchor biosynthesis class U protein-like has translation MAIRHYWSMAAAAVGFRLVLVLFGGDLHLSSRPEVSTPLTSLRRLAEGYWLKQASMSPYSGSMYHGSPLLLSVLGPLTSKRSGGHHAHIYCSLVFVAVDFIAAMLIRSTGRTLQIARGKSLKSLDLAKSVNDPVNASAGDTASLIYLWNPWTIITCVGSCTSPIENLMVVVMIYGACSRLAPLAAFGYVMATHLSLYPAILILPVTLLLGYGPDTPPAKVFLQKGLSASEVDISDLGKSTSQRGFGQISWKPVLHFMLWVFIWSCYVLVLNSIILNKAGGLQEMFEKTYGFILTVKDLSPNIGVLWYFFAEVFDFFRSFFLIVFNMNIIFMVLPLAIRLKHRPCFLAFVYTAIVAMLKSYPSAGDSALYLGLLGLFANELAEMQFTFFLFFGYIGVSLLSPVMHNLWIWRGTGNANFYFATGLAYTCLQTVLVVETVSSMIKHDRKLRLLIKT, from the exons atggcgatccggcaCTACTGGTCGATGGCCGCGGCGGCCGTCGGGTTCCGCCTCGTCCTGGTGCTCTTCGGCGGGGACCTCCACCTTTCCTCCCGCCCGGAGGTCTCCACCCCCCTCACATCCCTCCGCCGCC TGGCAGAAGGATACTGGCTGAAGCAGGCGTCCATGTCCCCCTATTCCG GTTCCATGTATCATGGTTCTCCTTtgctgctatcggttcttggccCATTAACCAGCAAAAG GTCAGGTGGACACCACGCCCACATATATTGCAG TTTGGTTTTTGTGGCTGTAGATTTTATAGCTGCTATGCTCATCCGATCAACTGGGCGCACACTCCAAATAGCACGCGGCAAAAGCTTGAAGTCCCTTGACCTCGCAAAATCAGTAAACGATCCAG TGAATGCAAGTGCGGGAGATACTGCTTCTCTAATATATTTGTGGAACCCTTGGACAATAATCACCTGTGTGGGTTCATGTACGTCACCAATCGAGAATTTAATGGTTGTGGTAATGATATATGGAGCATGTTCCC GTCTCGCGCCACTCGCTGCCTTTGGTTATGTTATGGCAACACACCTTTCTCTTTATCCTGCAATCCTCATTTTACCG GTTACTCTTTTACTGGGTTATGGCCCAGATACTCCTCCAGCCAAAGTTTTTCTTCAAAAAGGATTAAGTGCCAGTGAAGTTGACATTTCGGATCTTGGAAAAAGTACTAGCCAAAGAGGTTTTGGACAAATCTCATGGAAACCAGTACTCCACTTCATGTTGTGGGTGTTTATCTGGTCATGTTATGTGCTGGTATTGAACAGCATTATTCTAAATAAAGCGGGTGGCCTTCAGGAGATGTTTGAAAA GACATATGGTTTTATCCTTACAGTGAAGGATTTATCACCAAATATTGGCGTGTTATG GTATTTCTTTGCCGAAGTCTtcgacttcttcagaagcttcTTCCTTATAGTctttaatatgaacattatctttATGGTCTTGCCGTTGGCAATCCGTTTAAAGCATCGACCGTGCTTCCTCGCCTTTGTTTACACAGCAATTGTCGCCATGTTGAAGTCTTATCCCTCG GCTGGAGATTCAGCTCTATATCTAGGACTTCTGGGCTTATTTGCCAATGAATTAGCAG AGATGCAATTCaccttcttcttgtttttcggaTATATCGGAGTCTCACTCCTGAGCCCTGTCATGCACAACCTATGGATCTGGAGG